In a genomic window of Kluyveromyces marxianus DMKU3-1042 DNA, complete genome, chromosome 7:
- the PRE7 gene encoding proteasome core particle subunit beta 6, with product MATIASEYGNEASNTPIQHQFNPYSDNGGTILGIAGEDFAVLAGDTRHTTDYSINSRYEPKVFQCEDDILISANGFAADGEALVKRFKNSLKWYHFNHNKKLSLKSAARNIQHLLYGKRMFPYYVHTIIAGLDEEGKGAVYSFDPVGSYEREQCRAGGSAASLIMPFLDNQVNFKNQYEPDSNGTKRKEVKYLSVDEVIKLVRDAFTSATERHINVGDGLEIFIVTKDGVRKEYYDLKRD from the coding sequence ATGGCAACTATTGCTTCCGAATACGGTAACGAAGCCTCCAATACGCCAATTCAACATCAATTCAATCCATATTCTGACAATGGTGGTACAATTCTAGGGATTGCAGGAGAGGACTTTGCAGTGCTAGCTGGTGATACTAGACACACAACAGACTATTCAATTAATTCTAGGTACGAACCAAAAGTCTTCCAATGTGAAGATGATATCCTAATTAGTGCGAATGGGTTTGCTGCTGATGGTGAGGCCTTAGTTAAGAGATTCAAGAACAGTTTGAAATGGTACCACTTCAACCATAACAAGAAGCTCTCGCTTAAAAGTGCGGCAAGAAATATCCAACATCTTCTTTACGGAAAAAGAATGTTCCCATACTATGTCCACACCATTATTGCAGGTTTAGACGAGGAAGGTAAGGGTGCAGTGTACTCTTTCGATCCTGTTGGCTCTTATGAAAGAGAACAATGCAGAGCTGGTGGATCTGCTGCTTCTTTAATCATGCCATTTTTGGATAACCAAGTGAACTTCAAGAATCAATATGAACCAGACTCCAATGGAACAAAGCGGAAAGAGGTAAAATATCTAAGCGTGGATGAAGTTATTAAGTTAGTGAGGGATGCATTCACATCAGCTACTGAAAGACATATTAACGTTGGTGACGGTCTTGAGATTTTCATTGTTACCAAAGATGGTGTAAGAAAGGAGTATTACGACTTGAAGAGAGATTAA
- the CPS1 gene encoding M20 family metallopeptidase, producing MYKPFYTLHEQLEADFPLIWSKLQVEKVNELALLITWKGSDESLKPLLFASHLDVVPVERQTWDEWKHPPFSADIEYDPEDYLKSTVWGRGSFDDKNMLIGELQAVELLLSKGFEPKRGIIIAVGSDEEASGFFGAQKINEVLLERYGEGGIYAIVDEGLNGIQVKEGVHIASPGTGEKGFINFWIHLTTPGGHSSVPPDHTSIGIVSGLLKKIESQKFPVLFTEKNPVSQWYQCVAQYSPDMDNELRFDFLNAMNDEESNAHVISYLLETGGKKVEYLLRTSQAIDIIDGGFKANALPETVSVLINSRVALESTVNETMAKFINQIKETCAEFDLGLEYNGLEIIEKTEYGSFSVEIDVGRDPIPSSPNNDVWKHFAGSIKSFYEDVVFPARFENPPNELVIAPTIMSGNTDCMNYLSLTDNIYRFQPGFISPDTIGTIHSVNEHVDFETVMNSVAFVYHYIEAVQLV from the coding sequence ATGTACAAACCATTCTACACTTTACACGAACAATTAGAAGCTGACTTTCCATTAATTTGGTCTAAGCTACAAGTGGAAAAGGTAAACGAATTGGCATTGCTCATCACATGGAAGGGATCTGATGAATCTTTGAAGCCATTGCTATTTGCCTCTCATTTGGATGTCGTTCCTGTGGAGAGACAAACATGGGACGAGTGGAAGCATCCACCCTTCAGTGCAGATATTGAATACGACCCCGAAGACTACCTAAAAAGCACTGTATGGGGGCGTGGTTCATTCGATGACAAAAATATGTTAATCGGCGAATTGCAAGCCGTTGAACTGTTATTGTCAAAAGGATTTGAACCAAAGAGaggtattattattgctgTTGGAAGTGACGAAGAAGCAAGTGGGTTTTTTGGCGCTCAAAAGATTAACGAGGTTTTGCTTGAAAGATATGGAGAGGGTGGCATTTATGCAATTGTTGACGAAGGTTTAAATGGTATCCAGGTTAAAGAAGGTGTGCATATTGCATCACCAGGAACAGGTGAAAAGGGCTTTATCAATTTCTGGATTCACTTAACAACACCAGGTGGCCATTCCTCTGTCCCACCAGACCATACTTCGATTGGTATTGTTTCTGgtttattgaagaagatcgaAAGCCAAAAATTCCCAGTGTTGTTCACTGAAAAAAATCCTGTGTCTCAATGGTACCAATGTGTTGCCCAATATTCTCCAGATATGGATAATGAATTGAGATTCGACTTTTTGAATGCTAtgaatgatgaagaatctAATGCGCACGTAATTAGCTATCTTTTGGAAACCGGCGGTAAAAAAGTGGAATATCTATTGCGTACTTCCCAAGCCattgatattattgatGGTGGTTTCAAAGCAAATGCTCTACCAGAAACTGTTTCTGTTCTAATTAATTCCAGAGTAGCTCTTGAATCCACGGTTAATGAAACCATGGCCAAATTTATCAACCAAATCAAAGAGACTTGCGCGGAATTCGATTTAGGTCTTGAGTACAATGGCTTAGAAATCATTGAAAAAACTGAATACGGATCTTTCTCGGTAGAAATTGATGTTGGAAGAGACCCAATCCCCTCTTCACCAAACAACGACGTCTGGAAACATTTTGCGGGAAGTATAAAGTCTTTCTACGAAGACGTTGTATTCCCAGCTAGGTTCGAGAACCCTCCTAATGAGCTTGTTATTGCACCAACTATAATGAGCGGTAACACTGACTGTATGAATTACTTATCTTTGACAGATAATATCTACAGATTCCAACCAGGTTTCATAAGCCCCGATACCATTGGCACTATCCATTCAGTGAATGAACATGTTGATTTCGAAACTGTTATGAACTCCGTCGCTTTTGTGTACCATTACATCGAGGCCGTTCAATTAGTATAA